A portion of the Stella humosa genome contains these proteins:
- a CDS encoding VOC family protein — translation MGITAMNHFTVLTDDLDATIGFYGMFGLNPGWRPPFGFPGAWLYSGETAILHVIKRDEVTRIDGLLDHMAFSAVDLPAVAARLKAAGHDYDLRRLAGGGIWQLFTRDPAGAKVEFDFAKDEPAPEGYVA, via the coding sequence ATGGGCATCACGGCGATGAACCACTTCACGGTCCTCACCGACGACCTCGACGCGACGATCGGTTTCTACGGCATGTTCGGGCTGAACCCGGGCTGGCGGCCGCCGTTCGGCTTTCCCGGTGCCTGGCTCTATTCCGGCGAGACGGCGATCCTGCACGTCATCAAGCGCGACGAAGTCACCCGCATCGACGGGCTGCTCGACCACATGGCTTTCTCGGCCGTCGACCTGCCGGCGGTCGCCGCCCGGCTGAAGGCGGCCGGCCACGACTACGACCTGCGGCGGCTGGCCGGCGGCGGCATCTGGCAGCTCTTCACCCGCGACCCGGCCGGCGCCAAGGTCGAGTTCGACTTCGCCAAGGACGAGCCGGCGCCGGAAGGCTACGTCGCCTAG
- a CDS encoding MFS transporter has translation MPDSAEPARRSVGVFRHRGFAVYWGGRFLTTFAAQFISVSVGWHVYSLTRDPLDLGLVGLFQFLPFPVLIFVTGTVADRFDRRWIMGICIAGQILCVAGLLALILAGDGRTWPIFALLVLFGTARAFLGPASQSITPNLVPSAELATAVAWTTSSWQVATILGPVVGGLLYGLAPSVPFAAAALLMAAAVAMTALIPAMPRASLPGAVDWPALSAGFRYIWKEKVVLGAISLDLFAVLLGGAVALLPAYAGDILHVGPVGLGLLRAAPGVGALAMALWLTRRPITDHAGIVMFAGVAGFGLFACVFGLSVWPALSILALLLMGATDMISVYVRETLIQLWTPDHLRGRVNAVNMVFIGASNELGAFRAGVSAALIGIVPAVVVGGAGTMLVAGLWAHWFPRLRAIRRVDQVDRSA, from the coding sequence ATGCCCGACAGCGCCGAGCCTGCCCGCCGATCCGTCGGCGTCTTCCGCCATCGCGGCTTTGCCGTCTATTGGGGTGGGCGCTTCCTCACCACCTTTGCTGCCCAATTCATCAGCGTCTCGGTCGGCTGGCACGTCTACAGCCTGACGCGCGACCCGCTCGACCTGGGGCTGGTCGGCCTGTTCCAGTTCCTGCCCTTCCCCGTCCTCATCTTCGTCACCGGCACGGTGGCCGATCGCTTCGACCGGCGCTGGATCATGGGCATCTGCATCGCCGGGCAGATCCTGTGCGTGGCCGGCCTGCTGGCGCTGATCCTGGCGGGCGACGGGCGGACTTGGCCAATTTTCGCGCTACTGGTCCTGTTCGGGACCGCGCGCGCCTTCCTCGGCCCCGCCTCGCAGTCGATCACGCCCAACCTGGTGCCGAGTGCGGAACTGGCGACGGCGGTCGCCTGGACCACCTCCTCCTGGCAGGTGGCGACGATCCTGGGCCCGGTCGTGGGCGGCCTCCTCTACGGCCTGGCGCCCTCCGTGCCGTTCGCCGCCGCCGCCCTGCTGATGGCAGCCGCCGTCGCCATGACGGCGCTGATCCCGGCGATGCCGCGCGCCAGCCTGCCGGGGGCCGTCGACTGGCCGGCGCTGAGTGCCGGCTTCCGCTACATCTGGAAGGAGAAGGTGGTGCTGGGCGCCATCTCGCTCGACCTGTTCGCGGTGCTGCTCGGCGGTGCCGTCGCCCTGCTGCCCGCCTATGCCGGCGACATCCTGCATGTCGGGCCGGTCGGGCTCGGCCTCCTGCGGGCGGCCCCCGGCGTCGGCGCGCTCGCCATGGCGCTGTGGCTGACCCGACGGCCGATCACCGACCATGCCGGCATCGTCATGTTCGCGGGCGTGGCCGGCTTCGGCCTCTTCGCCTGCGTCTTCGGCCTGTCGGTGTGGCCGGCGCTCTCGATCCTGGCCCTGCTGCTGATGGGGGCGACCGACATGATCAGCGTCTATGTGCGCGAGACGCTGATCCAGCTCTGGACGCCCGACCACCTGCGCGGGCGCGTCAACGCGGTCAACATGGTCTTCATCGGGGCGTCGAACGAGCTGGGCGCCTTCCGCGCCGGGGTGTCGGCCGCCCTGATCGGCATCGTCCCCGCGGTCGTCGTCGGCGGCGCCGGCACGATGCTGGTGGCCGGCTTGTGGGCCCACTGGTTTCCGCGCCTGCGGGCCATTCGCCGGGTCGATCAGGTGGACCGATCGGCGTAG